The following coding sequences lie in one Thermoplasmata archaeon genomic window:
- the rrp41 gene encoding exosome complex exonuclease Rrp41, whose protein sequence is MEDIEHIEKEVKLMDASGRRLDGRKSDELRPIRIEAGVLQRADGSAYMEWGGNKILAAVYGPREAHPRHLQDPARALVQCRYNMAPFSVSDRKRPGPDRRSVEISKIISEAFASVVFSEQFPRTSVDIFIEVLQADAGTRCAGLSAASVALADAGVPMRDLVASCASGKIEGVVCVDLNKEEDNFGDADCPMAIVPRTGEIVLLQMDGHLTYDEFQKAMDLSIGATHRIYELQRDALRRRYSVTLEDILKESPPVPPPPPSEEPPPSEDDFGPEGI, encoded by the coding sequence ATGGAAGACATCGAGCACATCGAGAAGGAAGTCAAACTGATGGACGCGTCGGGCCGACGGCTCGACGGTCGGAAGTCCGACGAGTTGCGGCCGATTCGGATCGAGGCGGGCGTGCTGCAGCGCGCCGACGGGTCCGCGTACATGGAGTGGGGCGGGAACAAGATCTTGGCCGCCGTCTACGGGCCGCGGGAGGCGCACCCGCGGCACCTCCAGGATCCCGCGCGGGCGCTCGTCCAGTGCCGCTACAACATGGCGCCGTTCAGCGTCTCCGACCGGAAACGGCCCGGGCCGGATCGGCGGTCCGTCGAGATCTCCAAGATCATCTCGGAGGCCTTCGCCTCCGTCGTCTTCTCGGAGCAGTTCCCCCGGACGTCCGTCGACATCTTCATTGAGGTGCTCCAAGCCGACGCCGGCACGCGATGCGCCGGTCTCAGCGCGGCGAGCGTCGCGCTCGCCGATGCCGGCGTGCCGATGCGGGACCTCGTCGCCTCGTGCGCTTCCGGGAAGATCGAAGGGGTCGTGTGCGTCGATCTCAACAAGGAGGAGGACAACTTCGGAGACGCGGACTGCCCCATGGCGATCGTGCCCCGCACGGGGGAGATCGTGCTCCTGCAGATGGACGGCCACCTGACCTACGACGAGTTCCAGAAGGCGATGGACCTGTCGATCGGCGCCACCCATCGGATTTACGAGTTGCAGCGCGACGCGCTCCGCCGCCGGTATTCCGTCACGCTCGAGGACATCCTCAAGGAGTCGCCGCCCGTGCCGCCTCCGCCTCCTTCGGAAGAACCGCCCCCGTCGGAGGACGATTTCGGGCCGGAGGGGATCTGA
- a CDS encoding VOC family protein has protein sequence MVNDVDAAVAFYTTHFGFKLLSNAAPAFADVTRGDLRLLLSGPTSSAGRPMPDGRVPSAGGWNRIQLIVDDIAAEVERLRAAGLRFRNNIVTGPGGSQILIDDPSGNAIELFQPARR, from the coding sequence ATGGTCAACGACGTCGACGCGGCCGTCGCCTTCTACACGACGCACTTCGGTTTCAAGCTCCTCTCGAACGCCGCTCCGGCATTCGCCGATGTCACCCGTGGCGACTTGCGGCTCCTCCTCAGCGGGCCCACGAGTTCCGCGGGACGCCCGATGCCCGATGGCCGCGTACCGAGTGCGGGCGGCTGGAACCGGATTCAACTCATCGTGGACGATATCGCGGCGGAAGTCGAGCGCCTTCGCGCGGCGGGGTTGCGGTTCCGCAACAATATCGTCACCGGCCCTGGGGGTTCCCAAATCTTGATCGATGATCCCTCGGGCAACGCGATCGAACTGTTCCAGCCCGCGCGGCGATGA
- a CDS encoding DNA-directed RNA polymerase subunit P, translating to MYKCAKCLEPIRTNINTVGIQCERCGSKIFYKERPNVKKIVKAR from the coding sequence GTGTACAAGTGCGCGAAGTGCCTCGAGCCGATCCGGACGAACATCAACACGGTCGGGATCCAGTGCGAGCGGTGCGGCTCGAAGATCTTCTACAAGGAGCGGCCGAACGTCAAGAAGATCGTCAAGGCGCGGTGA
- the rrp4 gene encoding exosome complex RNA-binding protein Rrp4, protein MQGSDSLRQLVIPGEAVGRPGLKPGPGTYIEGGEIFASQLGIRNESEGRVSVIPLNGRYIPLRGDAVIGEVTDQGPSHWLVDINSPYPAPLHATESPWRVEFGDTARYLKVGDVIMCHVLSVDEIKRVQLTMQEHEARRLNGGILIEVSPTKVPRVIGKQGSMVSLIKDLTNCSIYVGQNGRIWLDGTDRETAIAAMAIRLIEERAQALGLTEAVRELIERATREGRGPGPS, encoded by the coding sequence ATGCAGGGTAGTGATTCGCTTCGTCAGCTCGTCATTCCCGGCGAAGCCGTCGGCCGCCCCGGGTTGAAGCCGGGTCCCGGTACCTACATCGAGGGCGGAGAGATTTTCGCGTCGCAACTGGGCATCCGGAACGAGAGCGAGGGCCGCGTCAGTGTCATCCCGCTGAACGGACGGTACATCCCCCTGCGGGGCGACGCCGTGATCGGCGAGGTGACCGACCAAGGTCCGTCCCACTGGCTCGTCGACATCAACTCCCCATATCCGGCCCCGCTCCACGCGACGGAGTCGCCGTGGCGGGTCGAGTTCGGGGACACGGCCCGGTACCTGAAGGTCGGGGACGTCATCATGTGCCACGTCCTGAGCGTCGACGAGATCAAGCGGGTCCAGCTGACGATGCAGGAACACGAGGCACGCAGACTGAACGGTGGCATCCTAATCGAGGTCTCTCCGACGAAGGTGCCGCGGGTGATTGGGAAACAGGGGAGCATGGTCTCCCTGATCAAGGACCTCACGAACTGCAGCATCTACGTCGGGCAGAACGGCCGGATCTGGCTCGACGGGACGGATCGCGAAACCGCCATCGCCGCGATGGCGATCCGGCTCATCGAGGAGCGGGCGCAGGCCCTCGGGCTGACGGAGGCCGTGCGGGAACTGATCGAACGTGCGACGCGCGAAGGGCGAGGGCCGGGGCCCTCGTGA
- the rrp42 gene encoding exosome complex protein Rrp42, producing the protein MSEEIVSELMRAHVYRLASTGQRVDGRALDEPRKVTIERSFVGTAEGSARVKLGNTDVLVGIKMSVGEPYPDTPNSGVLSTSVELIPMASPTFEAGPPRPDAIELARVVDRGIRESKMVDMDRLCITPKEKVWIMFIDIHVLDYDGNLFDACSYGGVAALASTKVPAKAMGVGEDFALPVEHWPVSVTSAKIKDIVLVDPSLDEERMADARLTVTTDENGDIRAMQKGLSGSFTYEEVKRIIETAQRVGREIRPLLNP; encoded by the coding sequence ATGAGCGAGGAGATCGTCTCCGAGCTGATGCGCGCCCATGTCTACCGACTCGCATCGACCGGACAGCGCGTGGACGGCCGAGCGCTCGACGAGCCGCGGAAGGTGACGATCGAGCGGTCGTTCGTCGGGACGGCAGAGGGCAGCGCCCGCGTCAAGCTCGGCAACACGGACGTCCTCGTCGGCATCAAGATGTCCGTGGGCGAGCCGTATCCCGACACCCCGAACTCCGGCGTGCTCTCGACGAGCGTCGAGCTCATCCCGATGGCCAGCCCGACGTTCGAGGCGGGCCCGCCCCGGCCCGACGCGATCGAACTCGCTCGGGTCGTGGACCGCGGGATCCGCGAGTCGAAGATGGTTGACATGGATCGGCTCTGCATCACGCCGAAGGAGAAGGTCTGGATCATGTTCATCGACATCCACGTCCTCGACTACGATGGCAATCTGTTCGACGCATGCTCGTACGGCGGGGTCGCCGCGCTCGCGTCGACCAAGGTGCCGGCCAAGGCGATGGGGGTCGGCGAAGACTTCGCGCTCCCCGTCGAACACTGGCCGGTCAGCGTGACGAGCGCGAAGATCAAGGACATCGTCTTGGTCGATCCGAGCCTCGACGAGGAGCGCATGGCGGACGCGCGGCTCACCGTGACGACGGACGAGAACGGCGACATCCGCGCGATGCAAAAAGGCTTAAGTGGAAGCTTTACTTACGAAGAAGTCAAGCGGATTATCGAGACGGCCCAGCGCGTTGGCCGCGAGATCCGTCCTTTGCTGAACCCTTGA
- a CDS encoding 50S ribosomal protein L37ae encodes MARRTRKAGVVGRFGPRYGVRIRRRVQEIEEGRRAKHTCPRCQAVSVHRKSSGVWECRRCGNVFAGGAYRPVVTTSFKRELVEAAKEPEAKAEET; translated from the coding sequence ATGGCGCGTCGCACGCGAAAGGCTGGTGTCGTCGGCCGATTCGGCCCCCGCTACGGGGTGCGGATCCGCCGACGGGTCCAAGAGATCGAGGAGGGCCGCCGAGCGAAGCACACCTGTCCGCGCTGTCAGGCCGTATCCGTCCACCGGAAGTCGAGCGGCGTCTGGGAGTGCCGTCGGTGCGGGAATGTCTTCGCGGGGGGCGCCTACCGACCCGTCGTGACGACGTCCTTCAAGCGGGAGCTGGTGGAGGCCGCGAAAGAGCCCGAGGCGAAGGCCGAGGAGACCTGA